The Methanohalophilus portucalensis genome window below encodes:
- a CDS encoding PaaI family thioesterase, translating to MKDAEELLKKDLFARYIGIELLEVANGYAKASMKIEDKHKNGLGTVQGGAIFTLADFTFAAAANSHGQVAVAINANISYPKAATEGILKAEAFETSLNPKIATYTVTVTDERAETVARFEGLAYRKRKLIEDII from the coding sequence ATGAAAGACGCAGAAGAATTGCTAAAAAAAGACCTGTTTGCCCGGTATATCGGAATCGAATTGCTGGAAGTTGCAAATGGCTATGCAAAAGCTTCCATGAAAATAGAAGACAAGCACAAGAATGGCCTGGGTACAGTACAGGGAGGTGCCATATTCACCCTCGCAGACTTCACATTTGCAGCAGCAGCAAATTCTCACGGACAAGTGGCTGTTGCTATCAATGCCAACATAAGCTATCCAAAGGCGGCCACTGAGGGAATCCTTAAAGCAGAAGCTTTCGAAACATCACTGAATCCCAAAATCGCAACCTACACTGTAACTGTCACAGATGAAAGGGCAGAAACTGTTGCCCGTTTCGAAGGGCTTGCATACCGGAAAAGAAAATTAATAGAAGATATTATCTGA
- a CDS encoding HAD family hydrolase — protein sequence MARALIFDMDGILIDSMPHHVKTINRVFGAVGIHLDEQTIYDMEGSRTIDIVTHILKRKNIDPESLDIEGLLAQYQEEFKRTASFRPFDQIREILPQLKGHFLLSMVSGADRSIVRHIVDDFFPGIFDAVISGDDVSKGKPEPEPFLKAAHILEVNPTDCVVVENATKGVEAAKRAGMYCVAVPTYVSPDKLEKADRIFENHEDLALYLLSLK from the coding sequence ATGGCCAGGGCTTTGATTTTTGATATGGATGGCATTCTCATTGATTCAATGCCCCACCATGTTAAAACAATTAACCGGGTATTCGGTGCTGTGGGAATACACCTCGATGAACAAACCATCTATGACATGGAAGGTTCCAGAACAATTGACATTGTAACCCACATATTAAAACGCAAAAACATCGATCCTGAATCTCTGGACATTGAAGGCCTTCTTGCACAATATCAGGAGGAATTCAAACGCACGGCCAGTTTCAGACCCTTTGACCAAATACGTGAGATTTTGCCACAGCTAAAGGGGCATTTTCTGTTATCCATGGTATCGGGTGCCGACAGGTCAATTGTCAGGCATATAGTGGATGATTTTTTCCCGGGCATCTTTGATGCGGTCATCAGCGGGGATGATGTCAGTAAAGGCAAACCCGAGCCGGAGCCATTCTTAAAGGCTGCCCATATTCTTGAAGTGAATCCCACGGATTGTGTTGTGGTGGAGAATGCAACAAAAGGTGTAGAAGCGGCTAAAAGAGCAGGGATGTATTGTGTGGCTGTCCCTACTTATGTCTCCCCGGATAAACTGGAGAAAGCAGATAGGATATTTGAAAATCACGAAGATCTGGCACTGTACCTTTTATCATTGAAATAA
- a CDS encoding presenilin family intramembrane aspartyl protease PSH, whose protein sequence is MSDNENGIKEYFPMIVMAGFILAIQIIALTLAQPMNDLGMQAVDNPQSATNSIYYIIAILIFTLFLLFAIKKEIQWVIQMIILVAVASTMYYGFYPLFHLTGLGGEGPVIGGLLMATVFTILLYVHPEWYIIDFVGIIVGAAASSIFGISFGILPAIVLLGLLAAYDAISVYKTKHMIALAEGVMDLKLPILFVIPKKRNYSFIEDTPSTDGEKEAFYMGLGDAIMPTIIVVSANVFLPHEGFIGVPAIGAMIGTLIGFFALTILVMKGKPQAGLPFLNSGAILGYVAGALIAGMPLLG, encoded by the coding sequence TTGAGCGATAATGAAAACGGAATCAAGGAATACTTCCCGATGATTGTAATGGCCGGCTTTATACTGGCCATCCAGATCATTGCACTTACCCTTGCACAACCAATGAACGATCTGGGTATGCAGGCAGTAGATAACCCTCAATCCGCAACCAATTCCATATACTACATAATTGCAATTCTCATATTCACCCTGTTTTTACTTTTCGCCATCAAGAAAGAAATACAATGGGTAATCCAGATGATTATCCTTGTTGCTGTTGCTTCTACCATGTATTACGGATTCTATCCCCTCTTCCACCTTACAGGATTGGGAGGAGAAGGTCCGGTAATCGGAGGTCTGTTAATGGCAACTGTTTTCACCATCCTGCTTTATGTCCATCCTGAATGGTACATAATAGATTTTGTTGGAATCATTGTGGGAGCAGCGGCAAGTTCAATATTTGGAATATCATTTGGCATTTTACCTGCAATTGTGCTGCTGGGCCTGCTTGCAGCCTACGATGCAATCTCGGTTTATAAGACAAAACATATGATTGCCCTTGCAGAGGGTGTGATGGATCTAAAGCTGCCAATCCTGTTTGTTATACCCAAAAAAAGAAATTACTCATTTATTGAGGACACCCCCTCAACAGATGGAGAAAAGGAAGCCTTCTACATGGGATTAGGGGATGCCATAATGCCAACAATAATAGTCGTTTCCGCAAATGTATTCCTTCCCCATGAAGGCTTCATAGGAGTTCCCGCCATCGGAGCAATGATCGGCACCCTTATAGGATTTTTTGCACTGACAATCCTGGTCATGAAGGGGAAACCCCAGGCAGGCCTCCCATTTTTAAATAGTGGGGCAATTCTGGGTTACGTGGCTGGTGCCTTAATAGCCGGGATGCCCCTTCTGGGATAA
- a CDS encoding response regulator, whose translation MKNAKIMIVEDENIVAMGIKSKLESLGYSVPCTASSAEDAIRKADLFYPDLVLMDILLKGEGDGIVAGDYIRKNFDIPIIYLTAYTDEETLERAKLTHPAGYISKPFKLEDIHTNIEIALHKNDLSADS comes from the coding sequence ATGAAGAATGCAAAAATAATGATAGTCGAGGATGAAAATATAGTTGCTATGGGAATTAAAAGCAAACTTGAATCTTTAGGCTATTCCGTTCCCTGTACCGCATCTTCCGCAGAGGATGCTATACGCAAAGCCGATCTTTTTTATCCGGATCTGGTTTTGATGGATATTTTGCTGAAAGGAGAAGGTGACGGGATTGTGGCAGGAGATTATATCAGGAAAAATTTTGATATTCCTATAATATATCTAACTGCTTATACTGATGAAGAAACCCTTGAAAGGGCTAAATTAACACACCCTGCCGGTTATATATCCAAACCTTTCAAATTAGAGGATATCCATACCAATATTGAGATTGCACTGCACAAAAATGACCTGTCTGCTGATTCCTGA
- the fen gene encoding flap endonuclease-1, with amino-acid sequence MGVDIGDILEKKQVGLDDLAHRTVAIDGYNTLYQFLSIIRQRDGTPLKDSRDNITSHLSGILYRMTNLFEAGIKPVFVFDGKPPDFKADTISQRKKSREEARTKWDEAKEKGLSEEAYKYAQASSKVDARIVDDSMQLLDFMGIPCVQAPSEGEAQAAYMVNKGDADYSASQDYDSLLFGAPRVVRNLTITGKRKLPGKNVYIDVEPESIDLMQNIKLLDIDRQQLIGIALCVGTDYNKGLEKVGPKTALKLIKQHGSIHKVLEHRGEAIDELDAKIDFFLNPPVTDAYELKWKSPQKEKIVDFLCKQHDFSEERVLKALDRLEKASKQRSQQTLDQWF; translated from the coding sequence ATGGGTGTAGATATAGGGGACATACTGGAAAAAAAACAGGTTGGATTGGATGATCTTGCTCACAGGACTGTGGCGATTGACGGATATAATACGCTTTACCAGTTTTTGAGTATCATCAGGCAACGTGACGGTACTCCACTGAAGGATTCCAGAGACAATATCACATCCCATCTCTCCGGTATCCTGTACAGGATGACCAATCTTTTTGAAGCCGGTATAAAACCTGTTTTTGTTTTTGATGGCAAACCTCCTGATTTCAAGGCAGATACAATTAGCCAGCGTAAAAAGTCCAGGGAAGAGGCCCGTACAAAATGGGATGAAGCAAAAGAAAAAGGCCTGTCAGAGGAAGCCTACAAATATGCACAGGCTTCTTCAAAGGTAGATGCCCGGATAGTGGATGATTCGATGCAACTTCTGGATTTCATGGGAATTCCCTGTGTACAGGCTCCTTCTGAAGGTGAAGCACAGGCAGCCTATATGGTGAACAAAGGTGATGCAGATTATAGTGCTTCCCAGGACTACGATTCCCTGCTTTTCGGTGCTCCGAGGGTAGTGCGCAATCTTACAATTACGGGTAAACGCAAATTGCCGGGCAAGAATGTTTACATTGATGTAGAACCCGAATCTATTGATCTTATGCAAAATATCAAGTTACTGGATATAGACCGTCAGCAACTGATCGGTATTGCACTGTGTGTGGGTACTGATTATAATAAAGGGCTGGAGAAAGTCGGCCCCAAAACCGCCCTTAAATTAATAAAACAACATGGCAGTATTCATAAGGTTCTGGAGCATAGGGGTGAAGCCATTGACGAGCTTGATGCAAAGATCGATTTTTTCCTGAATCCGCCTGTAACTGATGCTTATGAACTCAAATGGAAATCTCCACAAAAGGAAAAAATAGTGGATTTCCTTTGCAAACAGCACGATTTCTCTGAGGAGCGAGTTCTCAAAGCTTTAGATCGTCTTGAAAAAGCCAGCAAACAGCGAAGTCAGCAAACCCTGGATCAATGGTTTTGA
- a CDS encoding molybdopterin molybdotransferase MoeA: MRKILNHLISLEEARQILASLPVNCGVEHVSLVHADGRILAEKIVSDINVPSFAKALKDGYAIRAEDVPTQGTCLLLKAYVPAGRGDILSLGKGEAVEISTGAPIPQESDSVVMVEDTTLEEGKVCIHSEVRQGQHILPAGTDISRGETVLEAGQKLSPAKIGILAALGINNTIVKNLKVGIISTGNELTEPGNPLDPGRIYDANSYTLSAAIRRLSATPVAYGIVGDEPEKARSLLLEAASECDIVLTTGSTSAGSDDFIYRLMEEEGQILMHGLKFKPGKPVIIASVRNIPVIGLPGNPTASLMVFNEIVSSLVRKGLGISTPERQRMKATLMDDVYSDNRLEYHCVEVIDGCAYSADKTSASITTLAKADGFIVIEPQITFVKAGNEVEVTFFEN, from the coding sequence ATGCGCAAAATACTCAATCATCTAATATCACTGGAAGAGGCCAGGCAAATTCTGGCCTCTCTGCCCGTCAATTGTGGAGTGGAACATGTTTCACTTGTACATGCCGATGGTCGCATACTTGCAGAAAAAATAGTATCTGACATCAATGTTCCATCCTTTGCCAAAGCACTCAAGGATGGTTATGCTATCCGTGCCGAAGATGTACCTACGCAGGGCACATGTTTGTTACTGAAAGCCTATGTCCCTGCGGGAAGAGGGGATATCCTATCCCTTGGAAAAGGTGAAGCTGTGGAAATTTCCACCGGGGCCCCGATTCCACAGGAAAGTGATTCTGTTGTTATGGTGGAAGATACCACTCTTGAAGAGGGGAAAGTGTGTATCCATAGTGAGGTGCGTCAGGGCCAGCACATCCTTCCTGCAGGCACTGATATTTCCAGAGGTGAGACTGTTCTTGAAGCAGGACAAAAGCTGTCTCCTGCAAAGATTGGTATCCTTGCGGCTCTGGGCATCAATAATACAATTGTGAAAAATCTGAAAGTGGGTATTATCTCTACCGGGAATGAATTGACCGAGCCTGGTAATCCTCTCGATCCTGGCAGGATCTATGATGCCAATTCCTATACTCTGTCAGCTGCAATCAGACGTTTGTCGGCAACTCCTGTAGCCTATGGTATAGTTGGGGATGAACCTGAAAAAGCCCGTTCTCTCCTTTTGGAGGCAGCTTCTGAATGTGATATCGTATTGACAACCGGTAGCACATCGGCAGGTTCGGATGATTTCATCTACCGGTTAATGGAAGAAGAAGGGCAAATCCTGATGCATGGCTTAAAGTTCAAACCCGGTAAACCGGTAATTATTGCATCGGTCAGGAATATTCCCGTGATTGGATTGCCCGGTAATCCTACAGCATCCCTGATGGTATTCAATGAGATCGTGTCCTCGCTTGTAAGAAAGGGGCTGGGGATTTCTACTCCTGAAAGACAACGGATGAAAGCAACCCTTATGGATGATGTGTATTCAGATAACAGGCTGGAATACCATTGTGTGGAAGTAATTGATGGCTGTGCTTATTCGGCGGATAAAACCTCTGCTTCAATAACCACACTGGCAAAGGCCGATGGTTTCATTGTAATAGAACCACAAATCACTTTTGTGAAAGCCGGGAATGAGGTTGAAGTCACTTTCTTTGAGAATTGA
- a CDS encoding methanogenesis marker 15 protein: MSNSDKVKIALVSCGSEYAGVQKELESAASSLNAELVYPEMDVSSLDTIGKEFGLEVASPDLRLMMARAKAVVEGVAPVDGVFVATCFRCAEAAIVRNEVRRYIFEDSGLPVISYSFTERTTAATLLTRMEALTTIAKSKHLLARENQEGLTAGIDSGSTTTKAVVMRDNEIIGEGWVPTIKVLESAEKALQQALDQAGVKREDLQAIGTTGYGRFLIGDHFNADLMQEEITVNSKGAVYLAKAQQGDATVIDIGGMDNKAISVQDGIPGMFTMGGVCAGASGRFLEMTSKRLGVDITELGDLAIKGMQKNVEMNSYCIVFGIQSLVNSLAKGATPEDVAAAACHSVVEQIFEQQLQEVEVKEPLILVGGSSLIAGVPKALKELLKIDVVVPPHSQDIGAVGAALLVSGFVDKE, encoded by the coding sequence ATGAGTAATTCTGATAAAGTAAAGATAGCACTGGTTTCATGCGGTTCTGAATATGCCGGAGTCCAGAAGGAACTGGAATCGGCAGCATCTTCCTTGAATGCTGAACTTGTTTATCCGGAGATGGACGTGTCATCTCTGGATACCATCGGGAAGGAATTCGGACTGGAAGTTGCAAGTCCTGATCTGCGTCTCATGATGGCCCGGGCAAAAGCTGTAGTAGAAGGCGTGGCTCCGGTGGACGGTGTATTTGTTGCTACCTGTTTCCGATGCGCGGAAGCTGCGATTGTTCGTAATGAAGTGCGTCGTTATATATTTGAAGATTCAGGCCTGCCGGTTATAAGTTATTCCTTTACAGAGCGAACGACTGCAGCAACTTTGCTGACACGTATGGAAGCCCTGACAACCATTGCAAAGAGCAAACATTTACTTGCAAGGGAGAATCAGGAAGGATTGACTGCAGGTATTGATTCTGGTTCAACCACTACCAAAGCTGTAGTTATGAGGGACAATGAGATAATCGGTGAAGGCTGGGTCCCCACCATCAAAGTGCTTGAAAGTGCTGAAAAAGCCCTTCAGCAGGCACTGGACCAGGCTGGTGTGAAGAGGGAGGACCTGCAGGCAATTGGTACAACAGGCTACGGACGTTTCCTTATAGGCGATCACTTCAATGCCGACCTTATGCAGGAAGAAATCACGGTAAATTCCAAGGGTGCGGTCTACCTTGCAAAGGCACAGCAGGGCGATGCCACTGTAATTGATATTGGTGGAATGGACAACAAAGCCATTTCCGTACAGGATGGCATTCCCGGCATGTTCACCATGGGAGGCGTTTGTGCTGGTGCTTCGGGCAGATTCCTTGAAATGACGTCCAAGAGACTGGGTGTAGATATCACGGAACTCGGGGATCTTGCAATCAAGGGAATGCAGAAAAATGTAGAAATGAACAGTTATTGTATTGTTTTCGGAATCCAGTCCCTGGTAAATTCCCTTGCCAAGGGAGCTACGCCCGAAGATGTGGCTGCTGCAGCGTGTCACAGTGTTGTGGAACAAATATTTGAACAGCAGCTTCAGGAAGTTGAAGTTAAAGAACCTCTTATCCTGGTGGGCGGTTCATCCCTGATCGCAGGTGTACCCAAAGCTCTGAAAGAACTGCTCAAGATCGATGTCGTTGTTCCTCCTCATTCTCAGGATATCGGTGCAGTGGGTGCTGCGTTGCTTGTTTCCGGTTTTGTGGATAAGGAGTGA
- a CDS encoding methanogenesis marker 7 protein, with translation MPVAAVLEPYVYEGGVHKHGLIIELLEDLGGYLVQSTPAATEINLVMLIPRKDVPLMEELAKKILGKLTRAPLTGTEIAVVSPTLAYHHLPHSACDVAEHLRRDGANTNMLGLARGMGRRVALSQDYERRLINEHDIAVYSFGNFSDCIINKKPKLFSGVNVPIVATGGPDLSTDDVEGADVYVGGIGRVSHRLRNEGEINSLDVLNKTVGEVVDKLREEISRDPLAVLPARVMKEIKEQVPEINDVLTPAPITLQLDGMRVKLPFDQFHEKLEQLDLDEDVSLSDVANIMPSKMKDYILIKIRRRSETGFTI, from the coding sequence ATGCCAGTGGCAGCAGTGCTTGAACCCTATGTATATGAAGGCGGTGTGCACAAACACGGCCTTATTATTGAACTCCTGGAAGACCTGGGCGGTTATCTTGTACAGAGTACGCCGGCTGCAACGGAAATTAATCTTGTGATGTTGATCCCCCGTAAAGATGTTCCCCTGATGGAAGAACTTGCAAAGAAAATACTGGGCAAACTCACGCGAGCTCCCTTAACAGGTACCGAGATCGCTGTAGTATCCCCAACCCTTGCCTACCATCATCTTCCTCATTCTGCATGTGATGTTGCCGAACATCTGCGCAGGGATGGTGCTAATACCAATATGCTGGGACTTGCACGTGGTATGGGCCGAAGAGTGGCTCTTTCCCAGGATTATGAAAGACGGCTAATCAACGAACATGATATTGCTGTTTACAGTTTTGGGAATTTCAGTGACTGTATAATTAATAAGAAACCCAAGCTTTTCTCGGGTGTCAATGTTCCTATTGTGGCTACAGGAGGCCCGGATCTCAGTACTGATGATGTAGAAGGTGCCGATGTCTATGTTGGAGGCATCGGACGTGTATCTCACAGGCTGCGTAATGAAGGTGAAATTAACAGCCTTGATGTATTGAATAAAACTGTCGGGGAAGTTGTGGATAAACTGCGTGAGGAAATATCCCGGGATCCTCTTGCGGTATTGCCTGCACGAGTTATGAAGGAGATTAAAGAGCAGGTGCCTGAAATTAATGATGTGTTAACTCCTGCCCCCATAACCCTTCAACTGGATGGCATGAGGGTTAAACTTCCCTTTGATCAATTCCACGAAAAGCTGGAACAGCTGGATCTGGATGAGGATGTTTCTCTCTCTGATGTGGCAAATATCATGCCTTCAAAAATGAAGGATTACATTCTAATAAAGATACGTCGTCGCTCAGAGACCGGATTTACTATATGA
- a CDS encoding carboxymuconolactone decarboxylase family protein yields MDLENIREILEKDEDEAVSDVLSTVEERYGEVPYILNFMKDMPELLIPKVMYDNSIMREFERLDPETIELICVGVASALRCDHCLKMHIRVARRLGLTREQIFDAILIGGALSNASVLAEGTRALDDEVNGDSPSCDSDCDSCNITGSDR; encoded by the coding sequence ATGGATCTGGAAAATATCAGGGAAATACTTGAAAAGGATGAAGATGAAGCGGTTTCCGATGTGCTTTCAACAGTTGAGGAACGATATGGGGAAGTACCCTATATCCTCAATTTCATGAAAGATATGCCGGAGCTGTTAATTCCTAAAGTAATGTATGATAATTCTATAATGCGGGAGTTTGAAAGACTTGATCCAGAGACAATCGAACTTATCTGTGTGGGTGTTGCTTCTGCACTGAGATGTGATCATTGTCTCAAGATGCATATCAGGGTTGCCCGCAGGCTTGGTTTGACAAGGGAGCAGATATTTGATGCTATTCTTATAGGTGGGGCTCTATCCAATGCCTCGGTTCTTGCAGAAGGCACACGGGCCCTTGATGACGAGGTAAATGGTGATTCCCCTTCCTGTGACAGTGACTGTGATTCATGTAATATCACAGGTTCGGACAGGTAA
- the ilvE gene encoding branched-chain-amino-acid transaminase: MSEVLVYYNGDYVPKSEATTSVYDHGFLYGDGVFEGIRAYNGRVFKLKEHVDRLFDSAKAIAMEIPISREEMSQAILETLRKNDLSDAYIRPIVSRGVGDLGLDPRKCKTPNIFIITQEWGAMYGDLYEVGLKAVMVATRRNAPDALSPNIKSLNYLNNILAKIEANAKGGDEAIFLDSNGYICEGSGDNIFIIKNGKVYTPPTISNLKGITRATAIELLMERGYEVLEENVGLFDLFTADEVFVTGTAAEAAPITKVDGRLIGDGKPGPITGEMVKAFEEITTTTGTPIYE; this comes from the coding sequence ATGAGTGAAGTTCTGGTTTATTATAACGGTGATTATGTCCCCAAATCCGAAGCAACCACTTCTGTCTATGACCATGGTTTCCTCTATGGTGACGGTGTCTTTGAAGGGATCAGGGCATACAACGGCAGGGTATTCAAGTTAAAAGAGCATGTGGATCGTTTATTTGATTCTGCAAAGGCCATCGCAATGGAAATTCCTATCAGCAGGGAAGAGATGAGTCAGGCAATCCTGGAAACCCTGAGAAAAAATGATCTAAGTGATGCATACATAAGACCCATCGTGTCCCGTGGTGTAGGGGACCTTGGTCTTGACCCTCGCAAATGCAAAACTCCCAATATATTCATCATTACCCAGGAATGGGGGGCAATGTACGGGGATCTCTATGAGGTTGGTTTGAAAGCAGTCATGGTCGCAACCCGGCGCAATGCTCCCGATGCTCTCTCCCCTAATATCAAATCCCTGAATTACCTGAATAATATTCTGGCAAAGATCGAGGCCAATGCCAAGGGTGGGGACGAAGCGATATTCCTGGACAGCAACGGCTACATCTGCGAAGGTTCCGGCGATAATATCTTCATCATAAAGAATGGCAAAGTCTATACTCCGCCAACAATTTCCAATCTGAAGGGTATTACCCGTGCAACAGCTATTGAGTTACTAATGGAAAGGGGTTATGAGGTACTTGAGGAAAATGTAGGGCTTTTTGATTTATTCACAGCAGATGAGGTTTTTGTAACCGGTACTGCTGCAGAAGCCGCCCCCATTACAAAGGTTGACGGAAGGCTTATCGGAGATGGAAAACCAGGACCCATTACCGGGGAAATGGTAAAGGCTTTCGAGGAGATCACAACTACTACCGGTACTCCGATCTACGAATAA
- a CDS encoding methanogenesis marker 17 protein, which yields MATLEKFVVETTVEEEAGPYRKIVSDIISDLGMAGRIAKIKVVIRPEDSLFQLAAVVRGVLPQVILKDFAEIQKGDHEGEILITISVEKHLPRLLQILWDRYGRDSLEQPDRWTISLFVNNPEEEIGSLENLVVDDPRRTLKSNLADMAIRVAPEGFRVRHHSLNGNDFIFVASEDTMQKEWIDEAHTMLEELKGDDASGSSA from the coding sequence TTGGCAACCCTTGAAAAGTTCGTGGTTGAAACCACAGTTGAAGAGGAAGCCGGTCCCTATCGAAAGATTGTATCAGATATAATCTCCGATCTGGGAATGGCGGGCAGGATCGCAAAAATCAAAGTAGTAATAAGGCCCGAAGATTCCCTTTTCCAGCTGGCTGCAGTTGTGCGCGGTGTTCTCCCACAGGTGATATTGAAAGATTTTGCCGAAATACAAAAAGGGGACCATGAAGGAGAAATTTTGATCACGATATCTGTAGAAAAACATCTTCCGCGCCTGTTGCAGATTCTCTGGGATCGGTATGGACGTGACAGCCTTGAGCAACCGGACAGGTGGACTATTTCCCTGTTTGTGAATAATCCGGAGGAGGAGATAGGCTCTCTCGAAAATCTTGTTGTGGATGACCCGCGGCGCACACTCAAGTCCAATCTGGCGGATATGGCTATCAGGGTAGCTCCTGAAGGTTTCAGGGTACGTCATCATTCATTGAACGGCAATGATTTCATATTTGTGGCATCCGAGGATACGATGCAAAAAGAATGGATTGATGAAGCACACACGATGCTGGAAGAACTAAAGGGAGATGATGCCAGTGGCAGCAGTGCTTGA
- the gpmI gene encoding 2,3-bisphosphoglycerate-independent phosphoglycerate mutase: MTLDRKPLLLMILDGWGYSPSIKGNAVAQAKTPVLDRLEKENPTSLLQAAGESVGLPQGQMGNSEVGHLNIGAGRIVYQDLTRINLAIKNGEIYKNQVLLDAIRNVQEKKSKLHIMGLFSHGGVHSHIEHMRALIELAKREALSEVFIHTFLDGRDVPPRAALEDMKEHEVFCRENGIAKTASVSGRYYAMDRDKRWERTRLAYDALTLGEGITAEDPVEAVQLAYERGENDEFVKPTVIQEKGKPVATIEDNDSVIMFNFRPDRARQLTYAFVEDGFEGFERKKHPQVHYVCMTQYDEKLDVPVAYPQKEIKNTLGEVLSRENISQLRIAETEKYAHVTFFFNGGVEKKFKGEERCLIPSPRVATYDLKPEMSAYEVAEELTSRIESANYDVIILNFANMDMVGHTGFFEPTIKAVEAVDECVGKVITKIQQKGGEALIIADHGNAEQMEEAHGDQPHTAHTSNPVKCICISEKQNIKMRNGILADVAPSVLQMLAIKQPQEMTGKPLIIQNH, encoded by the coding sequence ATGACACTGGACCGAAAACCTCTCTTGTTAATGATACTGGATGGATGGGGATACTCACCCTCCATAAAAGGAAATGCTGTAGCACAGGCCAAAACCCCTGTCCTTGACAGGTTAGAAAAAGAAAACCCAACCTCCCTCTTGCAGGCTGCAGGCGAATCTGTGGGCCTTCCACAGGGACAGATGGGAAACTCCGAAGTGGGTCATCTCAACATAGGTGCAGGCAGAATTGTTTACCAGGACCTGACCCGGATAAACCTGGCAATCAAAAATGGAGAGATCTACAAAAACCAGGTCCTGCTTGATGCCATCAGGAATGTCCAGGAAAAAAAATCAAAACTGCATATCATGGGACTGTTTTCCCATGGAGGAGTCCACAGTCACATAGAACACATGCGTGCCCTGATAGAGCTGGCTAAAAGGGAAGCCTTAAGTGAAGTATTCATCCATACTTTCCTTGACGGCAGGGATGTACCCCCCCGGGCCGCTCTTGAGGATATGAAAGAGCATGAAGTATTCTGCAGGGAAAATGGTATCGCAAAAACTGCCAGTGTATCCGGCAGGTACTATGCAATGGATCGTGACAAACGGTGGGAACGTACCCGACTTGCCTATGACGCCCTGACACTGGGGGAAGGAATAACTGCTGAAGATCCTGTGGAAGCAGTACAGCTTGCCTATGAAAGAGGAGAAAATGACGAATTTGTCAAACCCACTGTTATTCAGGAGAAGGGCAAACCTGTAGCCACAATTGAAGATAACGATTCTGTGATCATGTTCAATTTCCGCCCGGACAGGGCAAGGCAACTTACCTATGCATTTGTAGAAGATGGATTCGAAGGCTTCGAGAGGAAAAAGCATCCACAGGTGCACTATGTCTGCATGACCCAGTATGATGAAAAACTGGACGTACCTGTTGCCTATCCTCAAAAAGAAATAAAAAATACACTTGGTGAAGTGTTGAGCAGGGAAAATATATCCCAGTTGCGTATCGCTGAAACTGAAAAGTATGCCCATGTCACCTTTTTCTTCAATGGCGGAGTGGAAAAGAAATTCAAAGGAGAAGAAAGATGCCTCATTCCCTCACCCAGGGTTGCAACCTATGATCTTAAACCCGAAATGAGTGCCTATGAAGTTGCTGAAGAACTCACCAGCAGGATCGAATCCGCAAATTATGATGTGATCATACTCAATTTTGCCAACATGGACATGGTGGGACATACCGGTTTCTTTGAACCTACTATCAAAGCCGTAGAGGCTGTGGATGAATGTGTGGGAAAGGTAATAACTAAAATACAACAAAAAGGCGGTGAAGCATTGATAATCGCTGACCACGGAAATGCGGAACAAATGGAAGAAGCCCATGGAGACCAGCCCCATACAGCCCACACAAGCAACCCGGTTAAATGCATATGTATTTCAGAAAAACAAAATATTAAAATGAGAAACGGAATCCTTGCCGATGTTGCACCGAGTGTCCTGCAAATGCTTGCAATAAAACAACCCCAAGAAATGACAGGTAAACCACTAATTATTCAAAACCATTGA